One Candidatus Nanosynbacter featherlites genomic region harbors:
- the dnaN gene encoding DNA polymerase III subunit beta, translated as MKLSVTQENFAKALSNIGRVASGRVELPILNNILLRTDGGRLLIAATNLEIASTQYIGAKIQSPGSITIPARLISEFISTLPSGTIDLETKDDHLHITSGKFKSVINGVIADEFPELPTINEDTAVRYEIATDDLKKAVSQTILAASSDMARAVLTGVYWHTFEDELYLAATDGYRLAERKLMKADGEVSAIIPTSALQEVIRSLSDATETIVILFGDDQVCFQTPELEIISRLIDGKFPDYRQLIPQQSQTEIIVSRADLSRITKVASLFARESGGGVTINASAENNIISIHSIASELGENTSEATAKISADGQITLNSRYLTEALNVTDGDEVSFAFSGKLSPCIIQSTAKKRDYIHIIMPLKS; from the coding sequence ATGAAGCTTTCAGTCACACAAGAAAATTTCGCAAAAGCACTCAGTAATATCGGAAGGGTGGCTTCTGGTCGTGTCGAACTTCCTATTTTGAATAATATTTTACTTCGCACCGACGGAGGGAGATTGTTGATTGCAGCTACCAATTTGGAAATTGCTTCCACTCAGTACATTGGCGCAAAAATACAATCACCGGGTTCGATCACTATCCCGGCACGATTGATCTCAGAATTTATCTCAACCCTGCCAAGCGGCACTATCGACCTGGAGACCAAAGACGATCACCTGCACATCACCTCTGGCAAATTTAAGTCAGTCATCAATGGTGTCATTGCTGATGAATTTCCAGAGTTACCAACCATCAATGAAGATACAGCAGTGCGCTACGAAATCGCCACTGATGATCTGAAAAAAGCGGTGTCGCAAACTATTTTGGCGGCTAGCTCTGATATGGCCCGGGCGGTACTGACTGGGGTATATTGGCATACTTTTGAAGACGAGTTATATTTGGCGGCAACCGACGGCTACCGGCTCGCTGAACGAAAACTAATGAAAGCGGACGGCGAAGTTTCAGCCATCATCCCAACGTCTGCCCTGCAGGAAGTGATTCGTAGTTTGAGTGACGCCACGGAAACCATCGTGATATTATTTGGCGATGACCAAGTTTGTTTCCAAACGCCAGAACTGGAAATTATTAGCCGCCTAATTGATGGAAAATTTCCAGATTATCGCCAGCTGATTCCTCAACAGTCACAAACGGAAATCATCGTTTCGCGCGCCGACCTCAGCCGCATCACCAAAGTTGCCAGTCTGTTCGCTCGAGAGTCAGGCGGCGGCGTTACTATCAATGCTTCGGCTGAAAATAATATCATCTCCATCCACTCCATTGCCTCAGAACTTGGTGAAAATACCTCAGAAGCTACCGCTAAGATTTCCGCTGATGGTCAGATTACGCTCAATTCTCGGTACTTGACTGAGGCGTTAAATGTCACCGACGGAGATGAAGTGTCGTTTGCTTTCAGTGGTAAACTCTCTCCTTGTATCATCCAATCTACGGCGAAAAAACGTGATTATATCCACATCATTATGCCACTAAAAAGTTAG